One Candidatus Methylomirabilis sp. genomic window carries:
- a CDS encoding SDR family NAD(P)-dependent oxidoreductase: MSRAPLCDLTGRVALVTGASRGIGRAVALALARHGADVLVNSRKPEGAEAVAGAVRELGRRAAALPADVSDPAAVAHLAEGAAAFAPHLDILVLNAGVSPVYARAEAHRLEDWRAVLDTNLTGAFLCARAFAPRLTARPGGRVLVMASIGGLVGLPRLAAYNATKGGLLQLTRTLALEWAQHGVTVNALAPGFIETDLTAGLREHPALREKLLARVPLGRFGTPEEVAAAALFLVSDAAAYITGTVLTVDGGWTAS; this comes from the coding sequence TGGCCCTCGCCCTCGCCCGGCACGGAGCCGATGTGCTCGTGAACAGCCGCAAGCCGGAGGGAGCGGAGGCGGTGGCCGGGGCCGTCCGGGAGCTGGGGCGGCGCGCCGCCGCACTGCCCGCCGACGTGAGCGATCCGGCCGCCGTCGCGCACCTTGCGGAGGGGGCGGCCGCCTTCGCCCCCCATCTCGATATCCTGGTCCTGAACGCCGGCGTGAGCCCGGTCTACGCCCGGGCCGAGGCGCACCGCCTCGAGGACTGGCGGGCCGTCCTGGACACGAACCTGACCGGCGCCTTCCTGTGCGCCCGCGCCTTCGCCCCCCGTCTCACCGCCCGGCCGGGCGGGCGCGTCCTGGTCATGGCGTCCATCGGCGGGCTGGTGGGCCTCCCCCGGCTGGCCGCCTATAATGCCACGAAGGGGGGGCTGCTGCAACTGACGCGCACGCTGGCCCTGGAGTGGGCGCAGCACGGGGTGACCGTGAACGCGCTGGCCCCGGGCTTCATCGAGACCGACCTGACCGCGGGCCTCCGGGAGCACCCGGCGTTGCGGGAAAAGTTGCTGGCGCGGGTCCCCCTCGGGAGGTTCGGCACCCCCGAGGAGGTGGCGGCCGCCGCGCTCTTCCTCGTCTCGGATGCCGCCGCCTACATCACCGGGACCGTCCTGACCGTGGATGGGGGCTGGACGGCGTCCTAG
- the rpiB gene encoding ribose 5-phosphate isomerase B — translation MEKVVAVGADHAGFALKEDLKAYLKEQGYEIRDLGTDSLESVDYPDFAAAVAGAVASGEVPWGLLVCGTGIGMAITANKIPGVRAACCSDPFSARMARAHNDANVLTMGGRVVGSGLAREIVRAWLESHFEGGRHARRTAKISALEGRVGGGTARKRSAPGGSGPAGSEGREA, via the coding sequence GTGGAGAAGGTGGTGGCCGTGGGGGCCGATCACGCCGGCTTTGCCCTCAAGGAAGATCTGAAGGCCTACCTGAAGGAGCAGGGCTACGAGATCCGGGACCTGGGAACCGACTCGCTCGAGTCGGTGGACTACCCCGACTTTGCCGCGGCCGTGGCGGGCGCGGTCGCCTCGGGGGAGGTCCCGTGGGGCCTCCTCGTCTGCGGGACGGGGATCGGGATGGCCATCACAGCCAACAAGATCCCGGGGGTCCGGGCCGCCTGCTGCTCCGACCCGTTCTCGGCCCGCATGGCCCGGGCCCACAACGACGCCAACGTCCTCACCATGGGGGGCCGGGTGGTGGGGTCCGGCCTGGCCCGCGAGATCGTGAGAGCCTGGTTGGAGAGCCACTTCGAGGGGGGTCGGCACGCCCGGCGGACGGCCAAGATTTCGGCGCTCGAGGGGCGCGTCGGCGGAGGGACGGCGAGGAAGCGGTCGGCGCCCGGCGGGTCGGGACCGGCCGGTAGTGAGGGGCGGGAGGCGTGA
- a CDS encoding Lrp/AsnC ligand binding domain-containing protein, producing MPTIAYVLIEAASDKARSALKAIQKIPGVKMAHAVTGPYDIIAHVEAASIDALGKVVLSKIRTINGITKTLTCVAVEVR from the coding sequence ATGCCGACGATCGCGTACGTGCTCATCGAGGCAGCATCCGATAAGGCCCGGAGCGCACTGAAGGCCATCCAGAAGATCCCGGGCGTGAAGATGGCCCACGCCGTCACCGGCCCCTACGACATCATCGCCCACGTGGAGGCCGCGAGCATCGACGCGCTGGGAAAGGTCGTCCTCTCCAAAATCCGGACGATCAACGGTATCACCAAGACCCTCACCTGCGTGGCCGTCGAGGTTCGGTAG